A window from Sinorhizobium fredii encodes these proteins:
- the ctrA gene encoding response regulator transcription factor CtrA, protein MRVLLIEDDSATAQSIELMLKSESFNVYTTDLGEEGVDLGKLYDYDIILLDLNLPDMSGYEVLRTLRLSKVKTPILILSGMAGIEDKVRGLGFGADDYMTKPFHKDELVARIHAIVRRSKGHAQSIIATGELIVNLDAKTVEVGGQRVHLTGKEYQMLELLSLRKGTTLTKEMFLNHLYGGMDEPELKIIDVFICKLRKKLANAAGGANYIETVWGRGYVLREPDGNDYLETA, encoded by the coding sequence ATGCGGGTTCTACTGATAGAAGACGACAGCGCGACGGCGCAAAGCATTGAGCTCATGCTCAAGTCCGAGAGTTTCAACGTCTACACCACCGATCTCGGGGAAGAGGGCGTCGATCTCGGCAAGCTTTACGACTACGACATCATTCTCCTCGACCTCAACCTGCCGGACATGTCGGGCTACGAGGTGTTGAGAACGCTGCGCCTGTCGAAGGTCAAAACCCCGATCCTCATTCTCTCCGGCATGGCCGGCATCGAGGATAAGGTCCGGGGCCTCGGCTTCGGCGCCGACGACTACATGACCAAGCCCTTCCACAAGGACGAGCTGGTCGCCCGCATCCATGCGATCGTTCGCCGCTCCAAGGGCCACGCCCAGTCGATCATCGCCACCGGCGAGCTGATCGTCAACCTCGACGCCAAGACGGTGGAAGTCGGCGGCCAGCGCGTGCATCTGACCGGCAAGGAATACCAGATGCTCGAGCTCCTGTCGCTGCGCAAGGGCACGACGCTCACCAAGGAAATGTTCCTGAACCACCTCTATGGCGGCATGGACGAGCCGGAACTGAAGATCATCGACGTCTTCATCTGCAAGCTGCGCAAGAAGCTCGCCAATGCCGCTGGCGGCGCCAATTATATCGAGACGGTCTGGGGCCGCGGCTATGTGCTGCGCGAGCCCGACGGCAACGATTACCTGGAAACCGCCTGA
- a CDS encoding response regulator, whose translation MRRLMIADGSDVVRKVGKRILSGMGFLVSEAPSSLEALVRCEAELPNILIVDSGLEGALDLIANIRRLPEGASVRIYYCVVEADLRKMMAGKRAGADDFLLKPFDRKILTSVFASQSMAA comes from the coding sequence ATGCGGCGCTTGATGATTGCCGATGGCTCGGATGTGGTGAGAAAGGTCGGGAAGCGCATACTGTCGGGCATGGGTTTCCTGGTGTCCGAAGCGCCGAGCAGCCTCGAGGCGCTCGTCCGCTGCGAGGCCGAACTGCCGAACATCCTGATCGTCGACTCCGGGCTCGAGGGCGCCCTCGACCTCATCGCCAATATCCGCCGGCTGCCCGAGGGCGCGTCGGTGCGCATCTATTATTGCGTCGTCGAAGCGGATCTCAGGAAGATGATGGCCGGCAAGCGGGCCGGGGCGGACGATTTCCTGCTGAAGCCCTTCGACCGGAAGATTCTGACGAGCGTCTTTGCCAGTCAATCCATGGCCGCCTGA
- the chpT gene encoding histidine phosphotransferase ChpT, with the protein MAKNPNLTLTGPDLAALLCSRVCHDIISPVGAINNGLELLDEGGADADAMDLIRTSALNASVRLKFARLAFGASGSVGASIDTGEAEKAAKDFAAAEKKTEVTWNGPRAIIAKNRVKLLLNLFLIAYGAIPRGGSIDITLENPEFDAVFTLVAKGRMMRVPPRLTELLSGTPEEAVDAHSIQPYYTVLLAEEAGMLIDVTSTGEEIVFTARTEA; encoded by the coding sequence ATGGCAAAGAATCCGAACCTGACGTTGACGGGACCCGATCTGGCGGCGCTGCTCTGCAGCCGGGTGTGTCACGACATCATCTCGCCGGTCGGCGCCATCAATAATGGTCTCGAACTCCTGGACGAGGGCGGCGCCGACGCCGATGCGATGGACCTGATCCGTACCAGCGCGCTCAATGCCTCGGTGCGGCTGAAGTTCGCGCGGCTTGCCTTCGGCGCCTCCGGCTCGGTCGGAGCCTCGATCGACACCGGCGAAGCGGAAAAGGCCGCCAAGGACTTCGCCGCTGCGGAAAAGAAGACCGAGGTGACTTGGAACGGCCCGCGGGCGATCATCGCCAAGAACCGCGTCAAGCTGCTGCTGAACCTCTTCCTGATTGCCTATGGTGCAATCCCGCGCGGCGGCTCGATCGACATCACCCTGGAAAACCCGGAGTTCGATGCGGTATTTACCCTTGTCGCAAAGGGGCGAATGATGCGCGTTCCGCCGCGGCTGACCGAACTCCTTTCCGGCACCCCCGAGGAAGCCGTGGACGCCCACTCGATCCAGCCCTATTATACGGTCCTGCTCGCCGAGGAAGCCGGCATGCTGATCGATGTCACGTCGACCGGCGAGGAGATCGTCTTCACCGCTCGCACCGAGGCCTGA
- a CDS encoding DUF1134 domain-containing protein produces MQPIMKATAMAVRAILTTILLFSSALMSAALAQSPNSSQYTMQEIVDAGHGFFGETSGGLAKVVERAFERYGLPNGYILGQEGSGAFIAGLTYGEGELHTKNVGQHSVFWQGPSLGLDWGGQGSRAMMLVYNLSSVPALYKRFGGVSGSAYVVAGVGMTVLTDEHVVVVPIRTGIGARLGLNVGYLKLTQQPTWNPF; encoded by the coding sequence ATGCAGCCGATCATGAAGGCAACCGCAATGGCCGTCCGCGCCATTCTGACGACAATCCTGCTGTTCAGCAGCGCCCTGATGTCCGCCGCGCTCGCCCAATCTCCAAATAGCAGCCAGTACACGATGCAGGAGATCGTCGACGCTGGCCACGGCTTCTTCGGCGAGACCTCCGGCGGGCTTGCCAAGGTCGTCGAGCGCGCCTTCGAGCGCTACGGCCTGCCGAACGGCTATATCCTCGGCCAGGAAGGGTCCGGCGCCTTCATCGCCGGCCTCACCTATGGCGAGGGCGAGCTCCACACCAAGAATGTCGGCCAGCATAGTGTGTTTTGGCAGGGCCCCTCCCTCGGGCTCGACTGGGGCGGGCAGGGCAGCCGGGCGATGATGCTCGTCTACAACCTGTCGAGCGTCCCGGCGCTCTACAAGCGCTTCGGCGGCGTTTCCGGCTCGGCCTACGTCGTCGCCGGCGTCGGCATGACGGTGCTGACCGACGAACACGTCGTCGTCGTGCCGATCCGCACCGGAATCGGCGCAAGGCTCGGCCTCAATGTCGGCTATCTGAAGCTGACACAGCAGCCGACCTGGAACCCGTTCTGA
- a CDS encoding TrmH family RNA methyltransferase has product MVAAPPPIRIEDPSDPRIAAFLSIKERDLTGRQGRFIAEGTVVLRMLAAAHRSGRGIIAEAILLLENRFDGVAELLAQFPADVPVYVADARVFDAIAGFNMHRGVLALGRSDAMPGRDALIAALPTASLVLAACGISNHDNMGSLFRNAAAFGVDAVLMDASSCDPLYRKSIRVSVGSALTLPFAREGTAADLIERLQAAGFAIWGLSPRGETDVTKIPPSPRTALLVGTEGEGLPAVILSALRTARIRQRPGLDSLNVAMAAGIALHQVASANGRI; this is encoded by the coding sequence ATGGTCGCGGCACCGCCTCCGATCCGCATCGAGGATCCGTCGGACCCGCGCATCGCCGCTTTCCTGTCGATCAAGGAACGGGATCTCACTGGCCGGCAGGGCCGCTTCATTGCCGAAGGCACGGTCGTCCTGCGGATGCTGGCGGCCGCGCACCGCTCCGGGCGCGGCATCATCGCCGAGGCAATCCTGCTGCTCGAAAACCGGTTTGACGGCGTCGCAGAGCTGCTTGCACAATTCCCCGCCGATGTGCCGGTCTACGTGGCCGATGCCCGGGTCTTCGACGCGATCGCCGGCTTCAACATGCATCGCGGTGTTCTGGCGCTCGGCCGATCCGATGCGATGCCCGGCCGTGACGCCCTCATCGCCGCCCTTCCTACCGCAAGCCTCGTGCTTGCCGCCTGCGGCATATCGAACCATGACAATATGGGATCGCTGTTCCGCAATGCCGCCGCCTTCGGCGTCGACGCAGTGCTGATGGATGCATCGAGCTGCGATCCGCTGTACCGCAAGTCGATTCGGGTGTCCGTCGGATCGGCGCTGACGCTCCCCTTCGCGCGCGAGGGGACGGCCGCGGACCTGATCGAAAGGCTTCAGGCCGCCGGGTTCGCGATATGGGGCCTTTCGCCGCGCGGCGAGACGGACGTCACAAAAATTCCGCCGTCGCCGCGCACGGCATTGCTGGTCGGGACGGAAGGCGAGGGGCTGCCGGCGGTGATCCTTTCCGCGCTCCGCACCGCGCGTATCCGCCAGCGTCCGGGCCTCGACAGCCTGAACGTCGCCATGGCCGCGGGCATCGCGCTGCATCAGGTCGCCAGCGCCAACGGTCGAATCTGA